The Lutibacter profundi genome includes a region encoding these proteins:
- a CDS encoding aldehyde dehydrogenase family protein, which yields MAKKNNNIFKASWTYDEAPESTDHIQIKKQYELYIDGEFTKPVKNNYFDTINPSNGKKIASIAEASSEDVDKAVKAARKAFKGWAALTGKERGKYIFRIARLIQERAREFAVIESLDGGKPIRESRDIDIPLAANHFFYYAGWADKLEYAFPNRNPKPLGVVGQIIPWNFPLLMAAWKLAPALATGNTVVLKPAETTSLTALKLAEIIHESGIPKGVVNIVTGAGETGASIVNNPDVNKIAFTGSTGVGKYIQKATAGTNKKLTLELGGKGANIIFEDAAIDQAVEGIVNAIFFNQGHVCCAGSRLFVQESVADLVIEKLKRRMETLIVGDPLDKNTDIGAINSKKQLQTIENYIKIGINEGGEIYQPTCEFPKQGNWCAPTLFLNVSQSHRIVQEEIFGPVLAVQTFRTIDEVIEKANNTPYGLSAGVWTEKGSKIFHLTQKLNAGVVWGNTFNKFDATSPFGGYKESGFGREGGLHGLKPYVKFE from the coding sequence ATGGCTAAAAAAAACAATAATATATTTAAAGCTTCGTGGACTTACGATGAAGCTCCTGAAAGTACAGATCATATTCAAATTAAAAAACAGTACGAATTATATATTGATGGAGAATTTACAAAACCCGTTAAAAATAATTATTTTGATACGATAAATCCTTCTAACGGAAAAAAAATAGCAAGTATAGCAGAAGCTTCTTCTGAAGATGTTGACAAAGCTGTAAAAGCAGCTAGAAAAGCCTTTAAAGGTTGGGCAGCTCTAACCGGAAAAGAAAGAGGTAAATATATTTTTAGAATTGCCCGATTAATTCAGGAAAGAGCACGAGAATTTGCAGTAATTGAAAGTTTAGATGGAGGAAAACCAATAAGAGAGTCAAGAGATATTGATATTCCTTTAGCGGCAAATCACTTTTTTTATTATGCGGGTTGGGCAGATAAGTTAGAATATGCATTTCCTAATAGAAACCCAAAACCTTTAGGAGTTGTTGGGCAAATTATTCCTTGGAATTTTCCATTGTTAATGGCGGCCTGGAAATTAGCTCCAGCTTTAGCAACGGGTAATACCGTAGTTTTAAAACCAGCAGAAACAACATCATTAACAGCACTTAAACTTGCGGAGATTATTCATGAGAGTGGTATTCCAAAAGGAGTTGTTAATATTGTTACAGGTGCTGGAGAAACTGGTGCTAGTATTGTAAACAATCCAGATGTTAATAAAATAGCATTTACGGGTTCAACAGGAGTTGGAAAATACATTCAAAAGGCAACAGCAGGAACAAATAAAAAACTAACCTTAGAACTTGGAGGTAAAGGAGCGAATATTATTTTTGAAGATGCTGCAATTGATCAAGCAGTTGAAGGAATTGTGAATGCTATATTTTTTAACCAAGGTCATGTATGTTGTGCAGGATCACGATTGTTTGTGCAAGAATCAGTTGCTGATTTGGTGATTGAAAAACTTAAAAGAAGAATGGAAACGTTAATTGTAGGAGATCCATTGGATAAAAACACAGATATAGGCGCTATTAATTCTAAAAAACAATTGCAAACAATTGAGAATTATATTAAAATAGGAATCAATGAAGGGGGGGAAATATACCAACCAACATGTGAATTTCCAAAGCAAGGAAATTGGTGTGCTCCAACATTGTTTTTAAATGTTTCACAATCACATCGTATTGTTCAAGAAGAAATTTTTGGTCCTGTTTTAGCCGTTCAAACATTTAGAACAATTGATGAAGTTATTGAAAAAGCAAATAATACTCCTTACGGATTATCAGCAGGAGTTTGGACAGAGAAAGGGTCAAAAATATTTCATTTAACTCAAAAACTAAATGCAGGTGTGGTTTGGGGAAATACCTTTAACAAATTTGATGCAACTTCTCCTTTTGGAGGTTACAAAGAAAGTGGTTTTGGAAGAGAAGGAGGCTTACATGGATTGAAACCATACGTGAAGTTTGAGTAA
- the hypB gene encoding hydrogenase nickel incorporation protein HypB, translating to MCGTCGCGSDTNGPTILKPGEHNHSHDVLHHNHDSHTHTHEHHTHEEHTHTHNHSHDHKHKVLEIEQDILQNNQVLAARNRGYFEAKNIFTLNLVSSPGSGKTSILERTLSDLKETIPFYVIEGDQQTLNDANRIDAIKIPVIQINTGKGCHLESDIVYEAVKKLEIKNNSILMIENVGNLVCPSMFDLGESKRIVIISTTEGDDKPIKYPDMFYTSDICIINKIDLLPYLNTDIEKLKSYALQVNPKLQFFEVSATTGEGMEAWYGWLKENI from the coding sequence ATGTGTGGAACTTGCGGCTGTGGATCTGATACTAATGGTCCAACAATTTTAAAACCTGGAGAACACAATCATTCTCACGATGTACTTCATCACAACCATGATAGTCATACTCATACCCACGAACATCATACTCATGAAGAGCATACACATACGCACAATCATTCTCATGACCACAAACATAAAGTATTAGAAATAGAGCAAGATATTTTACAAAACAATCAGGTTTTGGCTGCCAGAAATAGAGGTTATTTTGAAGCTAAAAATATTTTCACCTTAAATTTAGTAAGTTCTCCTGGATCTGGGAAGACTTCTATTCTTGAACGAACATTATCTGATTTAAAAGAAACAATTCCTTTTTATGTGATTGAAGGAGACCAACAAACATTAAATGATGCAAATAGAATTGATGCTATAAAAATTCCTGTAATACAAATTAATACAGGTAAGGGATGCCATTTAGAAAGTGATATAGTTTATGAAGCTGTTAAAAAATTAGAAATTAAAAATAACAGTATTTTAATGATTGAAAATGTAGGAAACTTAGTATGTCCTTCTATGTTTGATTTAGGAGAAAGCAAACGCATTGTTATTATTAGCACTACAGAAGGTGATGATAAACCTATTAAATATCCTGATATGTTTTATACTTCTGACATTTGTATTATTAATAAAATTGATTTACTTCCTTACTTAAATACTGATATTGAAAAGCTTAAAAGTTACGCATTACAAGTAAACCCTAAATTGCAATTTTTTGAAGTTTCAGCAACAACGGGTGAAGGTATGGAAGCATGGTATGGTTGGCTAAAAGAAAATATTTAA
- a CDS encoding energy transducer TonB codes for MEIKKYPDAALENYSKILIQLGLVLSLFIVYEFMNMKTYPKSIKGLTGDIVEIDDTEETIDIKKIEVKVKPAAKMVIPDKILKVEDKIDVEETIIESTETDESEAIIVDPNKQIKSVEEEETIVEDVPFMVIENVPIFPGCKGDNKKLRACFSAQMSKFVSENFNSELASDLGLSSGSIQRIFVMFQIDKNGNIANIQARAPHKKLKEEAIRVIKLLPKMEPGKQRGRAVGVRYGLPIVFRVE; via the coding sequence ATGGAAATAAAAAAATATCCAGACGCGGCTTTAGAAAATTATAGTAAAATTTTAATTCAATTAGGTTTAGTATTGTCACTTTTTATTGTTTATGAATTTATGAATATGAAAACCTATCCAAAATCAATTAAAGGATTAACTGGGGATATTGTTGAAATTGACGATACAGAAGAAACAATTGATATTAAAAAAATTGAAGTCAAAGTTAAGCCAGCTGCTAAAATGGTTATACCCGATAAAATATTAAAAGTTGAAGATAAAATAGACGTAGAAGAAACAATTATTGAGTCTACTGAAACAGATGAATCTGAAGCAATTATCGTTGATCCAAATAAACAAATTAAGTCGGTTGAAGAAGAAGAAACTATTGTTGAAGATGTGCCATTTATGGTTATAGAGAATGTCCCAATATTTCCAGGGTGCAAAGGCGATAATAAAAAACTTAGAGCATGTTTTTCTGCACAGATGTCTAAATTTGTTTCCGAAAATTTCAATTCAGAATTGGCATCAGATTTAGGATTATCATCAGGAAGTATTCAAAGAATTTTTGTAATGTTTCAAATTGATAAAAACGGAAATATTGCCAACATACAGGCAAGAGCTCCTCATAAAAAATTAAAAGAAGAAGCCATAAGAGTAATTAAGTTATTACCAAAAATGGAACCAGGGAAACAAAGAGGTAGAGCTGTAGGTGTTAGATATGGGCTTCCAATTGTTTTTAGAGTCGAATAA
- a CDS encoding acyltransferase yields the protein MDTKSYFAHKTAVIDDGCVIGNGTKIWHFSHIMPNSKIGENCNIGQNVVISPEVVLGKNVKVQNNVSIYSGVICEDDVFLGPSMVFTNVINPRSAVVRRGEYLKTIVKKGASIGANATIVCGNNIGKFAFVGAGTVVTKEVLPYALVVGNPSKQIGWISEYGHRLEFDKNGFATCIESKEIYSLKDNKVKKIPN from the coding sequence ATGGATACTAAAAGTTACTTTGCACATAAAACAGCTGTAATTGATGACGGATGTGTAATTGGTAACGGGACTAAAATTTGGCATTTCAGCCATATTATGCCAAATTCTAAAATTGGAGAGAATTGTAATATTGGTCAAAATGTTGTTATTTCTCCTGAGGTTGTTTTAGGAAAAAATGTGAAAGTACAAAACAATGTTTCCATCTATTCAGGTGTTATTTGTGAAGACGATGTGTTTTTAGGCCCTTCAATGGTATTTACGAATGTAATAAACCCAAGAAGTGCAGTTGTTAGAAGAGGTGAATATTTGAAAACCATCGTAAAAAAAGGAGCTAGTATTGGTGCTAATGCAACTATTGTTTGCGGAAATAATATTGGTAAATTTGCCTTTGTTGGTGCGGGTACTGTTGTTACAAAAGAAGTATTACCGTATGCTTTAGTTGTGGGAAATCCTTCAAAACAAATAGGTTGGATAAGTGAGTACGGACATAGATTAGAATTTGATAAGAATGGCTTTGCAACCTGTATTGAAAGTAAAGAAATATATAGTTTAAAAGACAATAAAGTTAAGAAAATCCCGAATTAA
- a CDS encoding gliding motility protein RemB, with the protein MKKALLSFIFIFLSISVFSQIEKYPVFNECNSTDVSKIPTCFKTQIKKAILKEFKIPKNIQQENFEGTINIVFLVDNSGNFHVTYINSPYKELKKEVERVFKTLPKITPAKFNNHPIEMQFVFPLIIPLENNFQEVIEKKEVKKEIVQLTKKPIKTLNKKSLFPEHKSELNIPFTHAEYSSYNFYLDKADNSHTAVKPYVYSEVTKYIDLDAQKDKLIKPKSTWFGKKLLNEHMAFVKGKDFWFTVDPGVDVQVGKDNYGINTFNNTRSIQINGGLGKKFNFSASFYESQGRFANYVNQYAESIKPAGGNPAIIPGRGIAKEYKSDAYDYPVAEAYISYTPNKTVNFQFGNGKNFIGDGYRSLFLSDVASPYPFVKINTNFWKIKYTNLWMWMQDVRPELTVDGAYKQKFMAVHYLSWNVTKKLNIGLFETVIWEDTNNRGFDVNYLNPLIFYTAAEFSTGSRAGNTLLGLSLKYKLKNISLYSQFILDEFRVSEITGGNGWWGNKNGIQLGVKFYNAFNIENLYLQAEYNAVRPYTYSHDELNLNYGHNNQPLAHLWGANFRETIGIVRYTKNRWFANAKIIFGTKGFDYSNTTDTFSYGGNVFEDNDNRASDYGNNIGQGNSASIFIGDLQLGYLVNPATNLKLFGGVTFRNFNPDAPTGIFDKSNTTWFSFGLKTDLFNWNFDF; encoded by the coding sequence ATGAAAAAAGCACTGTTAAGTTTCATCTTCATTTTTTTATCAATTTCAGTTTTTTCTCAAATTGAAAAATACCCTGTTTTTAATGAATGTAACTCTACAGATGTTTCTAAAATACCAACATGCTTTAAAACACAAATTAAAAAGGCAATTTTAAAAGAATTTAAAATCCCAAAAAACATACAGCAAGAAAATTTTGAAGGGACAATTAATATTGTTTTTTTGGTTGATAATTCAGGTAATTTCCATGTTACTTACATTAATTCTCCATACAAAGAATTAAAAAAGGAAGTTGAACGTGTTTTTAAAACCTTACCAAAAATAACGCCTGCAAAATTTAATAATCATCCCATTGAAATGCAGTTTGTTTTTCCACTAATAATTCCGTTAGAAAATAATTTTCAAGAAGTAATAGAAAAAAAAGAAGTTAAAAAAGAAATTGTTCAATTAACAAAAAAACCTATAAAAACGTTGAACAAAAAAAGCCTATTTCCAGAACATAAAAGTGAATTAAATATCCCTTTTACGCATGCAGAATATAGTTCTTACAATTTTTATTTAGATAAGGCAGATAATTCACATACAGCAGTGAAACCATACGTATATTCAGAAGTTACAAAATATATTGATTTAGACGCTCAAAAAGATAAATTAATAAAACCAAAATCAACTTGGTTTGGTAAAAAGTTATTGAATGAACATATGGCTTTTGTAAAAGGAAAAGATTTTTGGTTTACAGTTGATCCTGGTGTTGATGTACAAGTAGGTAAAGACAACTATGGAATAAATACTTTTAACAACACAAGATCTATTCAAATAAATGGTGGTTTAGGAAAGAAGTTTAATTTTTCAGCAAGTTTTTATGAAAGTCAGGGAAGATTTGCGAATTATGTGAATCAATACGCTGAATCAATAAAACCTGCAGGTGGTAATCCTGCAATTATACCAGGAAGAGGTATTGCTAAAGAATATAAATCTGACGCGTACGATTATCCCGTTGCAGAGGCATACATATCTTATACACCCAATAAAACAGTTAATTTTCAGTTTGGAAATGGTAAAAATTTCATAGGAGATGGTTATCGCTCTTTATTTTTATCTGATGTAGCCTCACCATATCCTTTTGTCAAAATAAACACCAATTTTTGGAAAATAAAATATACAAACCTTTGGATGTGGATGCAGGATGTTAGACCAGAATTAACAGTTGATGGAGCCTATAAGCAAAAGTTTATGGCCGTTCATTATTTAAGCTGGAATGTTACTAAAAAACTGAATATAGGTTTGTTTGAAACTGTTATTTGGGAAGATACAAACAACAGAGGTTTTGATGTAAATTACCTAAATCCATTGATATTTTACACAGCAGCCGAATTTTCAACAGGATCAAGAGCAGGGAATACATTGTTAGGATTAAGTTTGAAATATAAACTCAAAAATATCTCATTATATTCTCAATTCATATTAGACGAATTTAGAGTTTCTGAAATTACAGGTGGTAATGGTTGGTGGGGAAATAAGAACGGTATTCAATTAGGTGTAAAATTTTACAATGCATTTAATATTGAAAACTTGTATTTGCAAGCAGAATACAATGCAGTAAGACCTTATACATATTCTCATGATGAGCTTAATTTAAATTACGGACATAACAACCAACCTTTAGCACATTTATGGGGGGCAAATTTTAGAGAAACCATAGGTATTGTGAGATATACAAAAAATCGCTGGTTTGCAAATGCTAAAATTATTTTTGGAACAAAAGGATTTGATTATAGTAATACAACAGATACCTTTAGTTATGGAGGAAATGTTTTTGAAGACAATGATAATAGAGCCTCAGATTATGGGAATAACATAGGTCAAGGAAATTCAGCTTCAATTTTTATTGGTGATTTACAACTAGGTTACTTAGTTAATCCAGCTACTAATTTAAAGTTGTTTGGAGGAGTAACATTCAGAAATTTTAATCCAGATGCTCCAACAGGTATTTTTGACAAATCAAATACTACTTGGTTCTCTTTTGGTTTGAAAACAGATCTATTTAATTGGAATTTCGATTTTTAA
- a CDS encoding energy transducer TonB, which yields MNTKKHPNANLENYSKLFVQLGLVLSLLVVYVLIQNKTFEKEIAILSDTGREDAFNPESNIIYEIEPKIKQPLPKKVILIDIQKKDDDSDFIETTLKDIDTSEPIDDLGFIDVDSGNTDEVLEDVPFAIIEDVPVYPGCKGDKDQLRACLQEKITKHIYRNFNSGLASELGLTPGVKRIFVLFKIDRNGDITNIQARAPHKKLKEEAIRIVKLLPKMEPGMQRKIPVSVKYSLPIAFKVE from the coding sequence ATGAATACAAAAAAACACCCAAATGCAAATTTAGAAAATTACAGTAAATTATTTGTACAATTAGGACTTGTTTTATCTTTACTTGTCGTATATGTATTAATACAAAACAAAACTTTTGAAAAAGAAATAGCTATTTTAAGCGATACTGGTAGAGAAGACGCTTTTAATCCAGAGTCAAATATTATATATGAGATTGAACCCAAAATTAAACAACCACTTCCTAAAAAAGTAATTTTAATTGATATTCAAAAGAAGGATGATGACTCCGATTTTATAGAAACAACACTTAAAGATATTGATACAAGCGAACCTATTGATGACTTAGGGTTTATTGATGTTGATTCAGGTAATACTGATGAGGTTCTTGAAGATGTGCCTTTTGCAATTATTGAAGACGTTCCAGTTTATCCAGGTTGTAAAGGAGATAAGGATCAGTTAAGGGCTTGTTTACAAGAAAAAATCACAAAACATATATATAGAAATTTTAATTCAGGGTTAGCATCTGAACTTGGTTTAACACCTGGAGTAAAACGTATTTTTGTACTATTTAAAATTGATAGAAATGGAGATATTACAAATATACAGGCTCGAGCACCTCATAAAAAGTTAAAGGAAGAAGCTATTAGAATTGTAAAGTTATTGCCTAAAATGGAACCAGGAATGCAGCGTAAAATTCCTGTTAGTGTAAAGTACAGCTTGCCAATTGCATTTAAAGTAGAATAG
- a CDS encoding hydrogenase maturation nickel metallochaperone HypA gives MHELSIVMGIVKIAEDETAKIKENTVAKIELEIGQLAGVELDALNFVWESAVKDSVLEHALKTIIEIPGKAICADCNREFYLNNIFDSCPNCNSNFKGIIQGKELRVKSLEVI, from the coding sequence ATGCATGAATTATCTATAGTTATGGGAATTGTAAAAATTGCTGAAGATGAAACTGCAAAAATTAAAGAAAATACCGTAGCTAAAATTGAGCTTGAAATTGGGCAATTAGCTGGAGTAGAATTAGATGCCTTAAATTTTGTATGGGAGTCTGCTGTTAAGGATAGTGTTTTAGAACATGCGCTAAAAACCATTATTGAAATTCCTGGAAAAGCAATTTGCGCAGATTGTAATCGTGAATTTTATTTAAATAATATATTTGATAGCTGCCCTAATTGCAACAGCAACTTTAAAGGTATTATTCAAGGAAAAGAATTAAGAGTAAAATCATTAGAAGTAATTTAA
- a CDS encoding HypC/HybG/HupF family hydrogenase formation chaperone produces the protein MCLSIPGKLIEITNELDEVFRLGKVSFDGIIKDVSLTLVPEAKVGDYVMVHVGAAISVIDEEEAKKTFDILMQLDELKDLDIPEDIKNRNSN, from the coding sequence ATGTGTTTATCAATTCCTGGAAAATTAATAGAAATTACAAACGAGTTAGACGAAGTTTTTAGGTTAGGAAAAGTCTCCTTTGACGGTATTATAAAAGACGTAAGTCTCACTTTAGTTCCTGAAGCTAAGGTAGGAGATTATGTTATGGTACACGTTGGTGCTGCAATTTCTGTAATTGATGAAGAAGAAGCTAAAAAAACTTTTGATATTTTAATGCAACTAGATGAATTGAAAGATTTAGATATCCCCGAAGATATTAAAAATCGAAATTCCAATTAA
- the deoC gene encoding deoxyribose-phosphate aldolase: MFPNLNNLPVYDNTGVNERVKRFCTRSIKKSSKTEGLKLALSMIDLTTLEGKDTKGKVQQLCYKAMHPHDSLKNIPTVAAICVYPSYVGVAKKALQGSNIQVASVATAFPSGQSALEVKLSDTKFAVDQGADEIDMVISRGEFLSGNYQFVFDEIAAVKEVCGKAHLKVILETGELDTLENVRKASEIAMYAGADFIKTSTGKIQPAATMPVTYVMLDAIKDFYLKTGKMIGMKPAGGISTSKIALQYLVMLNEVLGEKWMNNNYFRFGASSLANDVLMQLVKAETGIYQSINYFSKD, from the coding sequence ATGTTTCCAAATTTAAATAATTTACCTGTTTATGACAATACAGGTGTTAATGAGCGTGTTAAACGTTTTTGTACTCGTAGTATTAAAAAATCTTCAAAAACAGAAGGTTTAAAGCTTGCGTTAAGTATGATTGATTTAACAACTCTTGAAGGTAAAGATACCAAAGGAAAGGTGCAACAACTTTGCTATAAGGCAATGCATCCACATGATTCGTTAAAAAATATTCCCACTGTAGCAGCAATTTGCGTGTACCCATCTTATGTAGGTGTTGCAAAAAAGGCACTGCAGGGAAGTAATATTCAAGTGGCATCTGTAGCTACCGCTTTCCCTAGTGGTCAGTCAGCTCTAGAAGTTAAACTAAGTGATACAAAATTTGCAGTAGATCAAGGAGCTGATGAAATAGATATGGTAATTTCAAGAGGAGAATTTCTTTCAGGAAATTACCAATTTGTATTTGATGAAATTGCTGCAGTTAAAGAAGTATGCGGAAAGGCTCATTTAAAAGTAATTTTAGAGACAGGAGAGTTAGATACATTAGAGAACGTACGAAAAGCAAGTGAAATTGCCATGTATGCGGGCGCTGATTTTATAAAAACTTCAACAGGAAAAATTCAACCAGCAGCTACTATGCCGGTAACATATGTAATGCTAGATGCCATTAAAGATTTTTACTTAAAAACAGGAAAAATGATTGGCATGAAGCCTGCAGGTGGAATTTCTACTTCAAAAATTGCATTGCAATATTTGGTAATGTTGAACGAGGTTTTAGGAGAAAAATGGATGAATAACAATTATTTTCGATTTGGAGCAAGCAGTTTAGCAAATGATGTTCTAATGCAGTTAGTAAAAGCAGAAACGGGAATATATCAATCTATCAATTACTTTTCAAAAGATTAA
- a CDS encoding energy transducer TonB: MEVKKSPKANLENYSKLFMQLGLVLALLVVYLAIEKKTYDRVIGDLGPVVLNAEDDEQTIEIAPPPPPEQKAPPPPTPDKIEIVEDEKEVEETVIESTETDEDDAVEVEEIVDVEEDEDVMEDVPFAIIEDVPVYPGCKGNKAKLRACLQEKITKHVNRKFNSDLASDLGLSPGVKRIFVMFKIDKNGNITNVMARAPHKRLQAEAIRVIKLLPKMIPGKQRGRPVGVKYSLPIAFKVE; this comes from the coding sequence ATGGAAGTTAAAAAAAGTCCAAAAGCAAATCTAGAAAACTACAGCAAGTTGTTTATGCAATTAGGTTTAGTTTTAGCACTATTAGTGGTATATTTAGCCATTGAAAAAAAGACGTATGATAGAGTAATTGGTGATCTTGGTCCAGTTGTTTTAAACGCTGAAGATGATGAACAAACAATTGAAATTGCACCACCACCTCCACCAGAACAAAAAGCACCACCACCACCAACTCCTGATAAGATTGAAATTGTAGAGGATGAAAAAGAAGTTGAAGAAACAGTTATAGAGTCTACTGAAACTGATGAAGATGACGCTGTTGAAGTTGAAGAAATAGTTGATGTTGAAGAAGATGAAGATGTAATGGAAGATGTGCCTTTTGCAATTATTGAAGATGTTCCTGTTTATCCTGGCTGTAAAGGAAATAAAGCAAAATTAAGAGCCTGTTTGCAAGAAAAAATAACAAAGCATGTAAATAGGAAATTTAATTCTGATTTAGCGTCAGATTTAGGTTTGTCACCAGGGGTTAAGCGTATTTTTGTGATGTTTAAAATTGATAAAAATGGAAATATTACCAATGTAATGGCGCGTGCACCTCATAAAAGATTACAAGCTGAAGCAATTAGAGTTATAAAATTACTACCTAAAATGATTCCTGGAAAACAACGAGGAAGACCTGTAGGAGTAAAATATAGTTTGCCAATTGCATTTAAAGTAGAATAA
- a CDS encoding aldehyde dehydrogenase family protein, which yields MSRLDINKTYKLYIGGKFPRTESGRYYTINNSSGNLIANMCLASRKDFRNAVVIARKAQNSWANATALNKGQILYRIAEILEGRKEQFILELITQGEARKVAQKEVETAIDRLVYYAGWSDKYQQLFSAVNPVSSSHFNFSNLEPVGVVSIIAPEEQSLLGLVSVIAPAIVGGNTVVVLASESKPLTSISFAEVLNSSDVPGGVVNILTGNKAELVSHMASHMDVNAIVYCGKDENELKEISELASNNVKRTIFYKKSNWENKLCESPYFIEKTQEVKTTWHPTEI from the coding sequence ATGAGCAGATTAGATATTAATAAAACATATAAATTATATATAGGAGGTAAATTTCCTCGTACAGAATCAGGTAGATATTACACAATTAATAATAGTAGTGGAAATTTAATTGCAAATATGTGCTTAGCTTCTCGTAAAGATTTTAGGAATGCAGTTGTTATTGCACGTAAAGCTCAAAATTCTTGGGCAAATGCTACCGCCTTAAATAAAGGACAAATACTATATCGTATTGCTGAAATACTTGAAGGTAGAAAAGAACAGTTTATTTTAGAGTTAATTACACAAGGTGAAGCAAGAAAAGTAGCACAAAAAGAAGTTGAAACAGCTATTGATAGGTTGGTTTATTACGCAGGATGGAGCGATAAGTATCAGCAATTATTTAGTGCTGTAAATCCAGTATCAAGTTCTCATTTTAACTTTTCAAACCTTGAACCTGTTGGGGTAGTTTCAATAATAGCTCCTGAAGAGCAAAGTTTATTGGGATTAGTGTCTGTAATTGCGCCTGCAATAGTTGGAGGGAATACAGTTGTTGTTTTAGCTTCAGAAAGCAAACCTTTAACGTCTATTTCTTTTGCTGAAGTATTAAATTCATCTGATGTTCCAGGAGGCGTTGTTAACATTCTAACAGGAAATAAAGCAGAATTAGTAAGTCACATGGCTTCACATATGGACGTTAACGCCATCGTATATTGTGGAAAAGATGAAAACGAACTGAAAGAAATTAGTGAACTAGCTAGTAACAACGTAAAGAGAACTATTTTTTATAAAAAAAGTAATTGGGAAAATAAATTATGTGAATCTCCTTATTTTATTGAAAAAACACAAGAAGTGAAAACTACTTGGCATCCAACAGAAATTTAA
- a CDS encoding hydrogenase small subunit codes for MSTKKEKQKTYYQSIIEKGYSRRDFIKFATYMTAFMGLESSMIGQVVKAMETKKRIPVIWEHFQECTGCSESFIRSDHPLVADLIFDHISLDYTDTLMAASGHNAEEAKHESMKENYGNYILVVEGAIPIKDDGVYCTIAGRSAVDILKESAAGAAAILTFGSCSSWGGVQAAYPNPTGSVPVDEIIKDKPIIRIPGCPPIGEVMTGVVMHYATFGTLPELDSMGRPKQFYGKRVHDSCYRRPNFDAGLYAESFDSQEAKDGYCLYKLGCRGPVTYNACGTMGWNNGVSFPIKSGYPCIGCSEPSFWDNSPFTERLVNLPGMGIEATADKIGKIVIGAAVGGAVIHSVATNLAKKKEIREAEKCGEENEQNIKA; via the coding sequence ATGTCTACCAAAAAAGAAAAGCAGAAAACCTATTATCAAAGTATAATAGAAAAAGGCTATTCACGTCGAGATTTTATCAAATTTGCAACATATATGACTGCCTTTATGGGGCTAGAATCATCTATGATTGGACAAGTTGTGAAAGCAATGGAAACAAAAAAACGAATTCCAGTTATTTGGGAGCATTTCCAAGAATGTACTGGTTGTTCTGAATCATTCATCCGTTCTGACCACCCTTTGGTGGCAGATTTAATTTTTGACCATATTTCATTAGACTATACAGATACTTTAATGGCTGCTTCGGGGCACAATGCTGAAGAAGCCAAGCATGAATCTATGAAGGAAAATTACGGAAACTATATTTTGGTAGTAGAAGGAGCTATCCCTATAAAAGATGACGGTGTTTATTGTACAATTGCAGGTCGTTCAGCTGTAGATATTTTAAAAGAATCAGCCGCAGGAGCAGCAGCAATTCTCACTTTTGGAAGCTGCTCATCTTGGGGAGGAGTACAAGCAGCATATCCAAACCCAACAGGTTCTGTTCCAGTTGATGAAATTATTAAAGACAAACCAATTATCAGAATACCAGGTTGCCCACCAATTGGTGAAGTTATGACAGGGGTTGTTATGCATTATGCCACCTTTGGAACGTTGCCTGAACTAGATTCTATGGGAAGACCAAAACAATTTTATGGAAAAAGAGTTCATGATAGCTGTTATAGAAGACCTAATTTTGATGCCGGTTTATATGCCGAAAGCTTTGATAGTCAAGAAGCCAAAGATGGCTATTGTTTGTATAAGTTAGGATGTAGAGGGCCTGTAACCTACAATGCTTGTGGAACTATGGGATGGAATAATGGCGTTAGTTTTCCAATTAAATCAGGATATCCTTGTATTGGTTGTAGTGAGCCAAGTTTCTGGGATAACTCACCTTTTACAGAGAGATTAGTGAATCTACCTGGAATGGGTATTGAAGCAACTGCTGATAAAATTGGTAAAATTGTTATTGGGGCAGCAGTAGGTGGAGCGGTTATACATTCTGTAGCAACTAATTTAGCAAAGAAAAAGGAAATTAGAGAAGCTGAAAAATGCGGGGAAGAAAATGAACAAAATATTAAAGCATAA